The Streptomyces sp. NBC_00659 genomic interval GGCCGGGCTGAGATGGTCAGTGGAGTCTTCGCGCCCGACGGCTCCGAGTCCAAGGTCTTCACCCGCCCGGCCACGGCAGAGGATCTCGCGCCCGTCCTGCGGCTGGACGAGGAGGTCTTCGGCAGCGACCGCACCCACATGATCACGCGGCTGCCCGCCTTCGCCGACCAGCTGCGCGTGGCCGAGGAGAACGGCCGGATCGTCGGCTATGCGGCTGCCTGGCCCAACATGACCACCCACGTCGTGGGCCCTCTGATCGCCCGGGACACGAAGACCGCGAAAGCGCTCGTCTGCTCGCTCGCCGCCCACACCGACCGTCCCCTGCGCACCGACATCGACACGCGGCACGAGGACCTGCTGAGCTGGCTGAAGGAACGCGGGCTGGCCTCCGTCGGCTTCAACGCGGTCATGACGCACAAGATCCCGGAACTGCCCGGTGACTGGACCCGCCGCTTCGCGCCGCTGACCGTGGCCGCCGGCTAGAGATCCGAGGGCTCCGGAAACACCGAGTGCCGGTCCCCCTGTACATGGGGGACCGGCACATCCGGAGGGTCGTCCGGCGGACGACCGCCGCGGCCGGTGGGATCAGACGAGGGACTCGACAGCGGCGACGGCGAAGCCGTGGTCCTGGTCGGGCATACCGCCGCCGACCCCGATCGCGCCGATCAGACGGCCGTCGCGGCGGACCGGAACGCCGCCCGCGATGAACAGCAGGGGACGGTCCAGCGCGGTGGGCAGGGTGTGGAAGAGACCGCCGGGCTGCACCGCGTCGACGAGATCGGCGGTGGCCGAGTCGAGCTGGAGTGCCGTGTAGGCCTTGCGTGTGCTGGTCTCTCCCGAGATCAGCACGGCCTGGTCGTCCCGCCGGAAGGCGAGCAGGTGGCCGCCCGCGTCGAGAACGGTGGCGCTGATCCGGACACCGGCGGCTTCGGCGGCGCGTCGGGCCGCGGCCACGAGGACCTCGGCGTCCTCGATGGTCAGGGGGGCGACGGCGGTGGTGGTGCTCATCAGGGTCTCTCCTTGTGGGGGTGTTCTGTGTCGAGTCGGGTGCGTGCTGGATCGAGTCGCCGCGGGAACGGCCCTGATTCTGCGGCGGCCCGGTCGGTCAGTGGTGGACGGCGGTCCGCGGTTCGGCGGGGACGCCTCCGGCGACCACGACGCCGGGGCGGGACGTGCGGCGTTCCAGAGCGGCCGAGATGACGGCCAGGACGAGCGCGCCGGCGGCGAGAACCGCACCGACCCAGTTGGGGGCGGTGTAGCCGAGGCCCGCGGCGATGACGACGCCGCCGAGCCAGGCCGCGAGGGCATTGCCGAGGTTGAAGGCGCCGATGTTCACGGCCGAGGCCAGGGTGGGGGCACCGTGCGCCTGGTCGAGAACGCGCTTCTGGAGAGGGGGCACGGTCGCGAAGCCCAGAGCGCCGATGAGAGCGATCGTGACGGCCGCCAGGATCTTGT includes:
- a CDS encoding GlcG/HbpS family heme-binding protein, with the translated sequence MSTTTAVAPLTIEDAEVLVAAARRAAEAAGVRISATVLDAGGHLLAFRRDDQAVLISGETSTRKAYTALQLDSATADLVDAVQPGGLFHTLPTALDRPLLFIAGGVPVRRDGRLIGAIGVGGGMPDQDHGFAVAAVESLV
- a CDS encoding GNAT family N-acetyltransferase; the protein is MSTHSLTALPIRRLTPRDLVACADLSEDRGWPREEHKWGLLLAGGTGYGIDDPSGGLVTACVVTDYGPRERPELAAIGMVLVAERYARQGVGRRLMRYVVDEMGATPLALHATEYGRPLYEELGFKVTGRAEMVSGVFAPDGSESKVFTRPATAEDLAPVLRLDEEVFGSDRTHMITRLPAFADQLRVAEENGRIVGYAAAWPNMTTHVVGPLIARDTKTAKALVCSLAAHTDRPLRTDIDTRHEDLLSWLKERGLASVGFNAVMTHKIPELPGDWTRRFAPLTVAAG